One Equus quagga isolate Etosha38 chromosome 5, UCLA_HA_Equagga_1.0, whole genome shotgun sequence genomic window carries:
- the YPEL5 gene encoding protein yippee-like 5: MGRIFLDHIGGTRLFSCANCDTILTNRSELISTRFTGATGRAFLFNKVVNLQYSEVQDRVMLTGRHMVRDVSCKNCNSKLGWIYEFATEDSQRYKEGRVILERALVRESEGFEEHVPSDNS, from the exons ATGGGCAGAATTTTCCTTGATCACATCGGTGGTACCCGTCTGTTTTCTTGTGCAAACTGTGATACGATCCTGACCAACCGCTCAGAACTCATCTCCACTCGGTTCACAGGCGCCACTGGCAgagcatttctttttaacaag GTGGTTAACCTGCAGTACAGTGAAGTTCAAGACCGGGTCATGCTCACTGGCCGCCACATGGTTCGAGATGTGAGCTGCAAAAACTGCAATAGCAAACTGGGATGGATCTATGAGTTTGCCACTGAAGACAGCCAGCGTTATAAGGAAGGCCGTGTGATCCTGGAACGTGCTCTAGTTCGAGAGAGTGAGGGCTTTGAGGAGCATGTACCATCTGATAACtcttga